The following are encoded together in the Chiloscyllium plagiosum isolate BGI_BamShark_2017 chromosome 1, ASM401019v2, whole genome shotgun sequence genome:
- the LOC122556817 gene encoding E3 ubiquitin-protein ligase RNF103 isoform X5: MWLKLFFLLLYFIVLFVLARFFEAIVWYETGVFATQLVDPVALSFKKLRTILECRGICYAGLPEKKDVRELVQKSGDLMEGELYSALREEEASESTSSTNFSGEMHFYEQVEDTKDGIWLVQVVAKDKDPLLCKDQWHKMVKKVSQFGIRTGTFNCSSDPSLCIHGHYRTI; encoded by the exons ATGTGGCTCAAGCTTTTCTTCCTGCTCCTCTACTTCATCGTCCTCTTCGTGCTGGCTCGCTTTTTCGAAGCCATCGTCTGGTATGAGACGGGGGTGTTCGCCACGCAGTTAGTGGACCCCGTGGCTCTGAGCTTCAAGAAACTCCGCACCATCCTGGAGTGCAGGGGGATCTGCTACGCCGGCCTGCCCGAGAAGAAAGATGTCCGGGAGCTGGTGCAGAAATCCG GTGATTTGATGGAGGGTGAGCTTTATTCTGCACTCCGAGAAGAGGAAGCATCGGAATCTACCTCCAGCACCAACTTCAGTGGTGAGATGCATTTCTACGAGCAAGTGGAAGACACTAAAGATGGCATATGGCTGGTCCAA GTTGTTGCTAAAGATAAAGATCCTTTATTGTGCAAGGATCAATGGcacaagatggtgaagaaagtgtCCCAGTTTGGTATACGTACAGGAACTTTCAATTGTTCCAGTGACCCCAG CTTGTGTATCCAtggacactataggacaatttag
- the LOC122556817 gene encoding E3 ubiquitin-protein ligase RNF103 isoform X1, protein MWLKLFFLLLYFIVLFVLARFFEAIVWYETGVFATQLVDPVALSFKKLRTILECRGICYAGLPEKKDVRELVQKSGDLMEGELYSALREEEASESTSSTNFSGEMHFYEQVEDTKDGIWLVQVVAKDKDPLLCKDQWHKMVKKVSQFGIRTGTFNCSSDPRYCSKRGWLKSTLIMSIPQTNTSKGKVMLKEYSGRKIEVEQIFKWINAHVASRIKTIRNTDQLMEEWNKSDRYLVKMYLFANLDQPPAFYSVLSIKFTGRVEFIFVDVQNWNNDSRVKEIGVQQFPAYVVKTPEGIYKYGNTTGEFISHHAMDVFLRSLQPEVNDLFVLSLVLVNLMAWMDLFITQGATIKRFVVLISTLGTYNSLLIMSWLPIIGFLQLPYLESFYEYSLKFLRYANTTTLASWVRADWTFYSSHPALFLSTYLGHGLLIDYFEKKRRRNNNDDEINVNNLEWLSSLWDWYTSYLFHPIASFQHYPHTLDWEEDPDLLLERLAFPDLWLHPLIPTDYIKNLPTWRFKCVTGHSEDEISESCHETDSDSENESCDVMCNKSGISDNEEAGTHLMPAKGKVLTNEETNASERNSGNIPQSTPRLHGMTSITDDDEPDWSTWPNNMLHCTECVVCLENFRNGCLIMGLPCGHVFHQQCIVVWLAGGRHCCPVCRWASYKKKHNFVR, encoded by the exons ATGTGGCTCAAGCTTTTCTTCCTGCTCCTCTACTTCATCGTCCTCTTCGTGCTGGCTCGCTTTTTCGAAGCCATCGTCTGGTATGAGACGGGGGTGTTCGCCACGCAGTTAGTGGACCCCGTGGCTCTGAGCTTCAAGAAACTCCGCACCATCCTGGAGTGCAGGGGGATCTGCTACGCCGGCCTGCCCGAGAAGAAAGATGTCCGGGAGCTGGTGCAGAAATCCG GTGATTTGATGGAGGGTGAGCTTTATTCTGCACTCCGAGAAGAGGAAGCATCGGAATCTACCTCCAGCACCAACTTCAGTGGTGAGATGCATTTCTACGAGCAAGTGGAAGACACTAAAGATGGCATATGGCTGGTCCAA GTTGTTGCTAAAGATAAAGATCCTTTATTGTGCAAGGATCAATGGcacaagatggtgaagaaagtgtCCCAGTTTGGTATACGTACAGGAACTTTCAATTGTTCCAGTGACCCCAG ATACTGCAGCAAAAGAGGATGGTTGAAGTCCACACTCATAATGTCCATTCCGCAGACTAACACTTCAAAAGGGAAAGTAATGCTTAAAGAATACAGTGGTCGCAAGATTGAAGTTGAGCAAATTTTTAAATGGATAAATGCTCACGTGGCATCGCGGATCAAAACTATCCGAAACACTGACCAGCTAATGGAAGAATGGAATAAAAGTGACCGGTATCTTGTAAAGATGTACTTGTTTGCAAACCTGGACCAGCCGCCTGCATTCTACTCTGTTCTCAGTATAAAATTTACAGGTCGTGTAGAATTCATTTTTGTTGATGTCCAGAACTGGAACAATGACAGTCGTGTGAAAGAAATTGGTGTACAACAATTCCCAGCATATGTAGTGAAAACTCCTGAAGGAATCTATAAATATGGTAACACTACAGGGGAATTTATATCACATCATGCAATGGATGTATTCCTTAGATCATTGCAGCCTGAAGTAAATGATCTCTTTGTCTTAAGTTTAGTTTTGGTTAACTTAATGGCTTGGATGGACTTATTTATAACACAAGGTGCTACTATAAAGCGATTTGTAGTTCTTATAAGCACACTAGGAACTTATAACTCATTATTAATAATGTCCTGGCTACCTATAATTGGATTTCTTCAGTTACCATATTTGGAAAGTTTTTATGAATATAGTTTAAAATTTTTGAGATATGCCAACACAACCACTTTGGCTTCTTGGGTGAGAGCTGACTGGACCTTCTATTCATCCCATCCGGCTCTATTTCTCAGCACATACCTGGGCCATGGTTTGCTAATAGATTACTTTGAGAAAAAACGGAGACGTAATAATAATGATGATGAAATAAATGTTAATAATCTTGAGTGGCTGTCAAGTCTGTGGGATTGGTATACAAGCTACTTGTTCCATCCAATTGCTTCATTTCAGCATTACCCTCACACTTTGGATTGGGAAGAAGATCCTGATTTGTTGCTGGAGAGACTTGCATTCCCAGATCTGTGGCTGCATCCATTGATACCAACAGATTACATAAAAAACTTACCAACATGGCGATTTAAATGTGTAACAGGGCATTCTGAAGATGAAATAAGTGAAAGTTGCCATGAGACTGATAGTGATTCTGAAAATGAAAGCTGTGATGTAATGTGTAATAAATCAGGAATAAGTGATAATGAAGAGGCAGGTACACATTTAATGCCTGCTAAAGGAAAGGTGCTAACTAATGAAGAAACCAATGCAAGTGAGAGAAATTCTGGCAATATTCCTCAAAGCACACCAAGACTACATGGAATGACAAGCATCACTGATGATGATGAGCCAGATTGGTCTACTTGGCCCAATAACATGCTGCATTGCACAGAATGTGTGGTGTGCCTGGAAAATTTCAGAAACGGCTGCTTAATAATGGGGCTACCATGTGGTCATGTGTTCCATCAGCAGTGCATTGTTGTCTGGTTGGCAGGAGGGCGACACTGCTGTCCTGTGTGCAGATGGGCTTCATACAAAAAGAAGCACAATTTTGTCAGATAA